A DNA window from Actinomadura coerulea contains the following coding sequences:
- a CDS encoding NADH-quinone oxidoreductase subunit A: protein MHNYFDTYVVLVVLLLVGAGLVGGALAANRLLRPHRPTVEKLTTYECGVDPVGEGWAHSYVRYYVFAYLYVVFAVDAVFLFPWATVFSAPGYGATTLGEMFVFLAFLAAGLAYAGKKGVLSWV, encoded by the coding sequence GTGCATAACTATTTCGACACATATGTCGTTCTGGTCGTGTTGCTCCTCGTGGGCGCCGGGCTCGTCGGGGGAGCTCTCGCGGCGAACCGCCTGCTGCGGCCCCATCGTCCCACGGTCGAGAAGCTCACGACGTACGAGTGCGGCGTCGACCCCGTCGGCGAGGGCTGGGCCCACTCCTACGTGCGCTATTACGTCTTCGCCTACCTCTACGTGGTGTTCGCGGTGGACGCGGTGTTCCTCTTCCCCTGGGCGACCGTCTTCTCCGCCCCCGGCTACGGGGCGACGACGCTCGGCGAGATGTTCGTCTTCCTGGCGTTCCTGGCCGCGGGCCTCGCCTACGCGGGCAAGAAGGGCGTCCTGTCCTGGGTCTGA